One window of the Archangium primigenium genome contains the following:
- a CDS encoding glycoside hydrolase family 30 protein has protein sequence MKSHHSALGRAVSLSMAMGLLAGTSAMAGPTAQVIWSSEKNPGDGAWFNGPMTVPYALSAQASAAFTNPTSTAATTLNVDPGDQYQTMLGIGTSLEESTVFNLSRMSATKRTEVLKKLLDPTTGSGMNLVRITFGASDFTGRTFYTYDDVPYGQTDPNLTSFSIQKDIDYNIVATLKQALAVNPNLKIFASPWSPPAWMKDNKSLIGGNLLSQYIPQLATYFRRAVQAYQAQGIPIHGLTLQNEPLYQAPDYPSTYVSSDQERQLLVAVRNELNANGLSAVKLWAYDHNFDSAMSYVTPILNNAAANAATDGVAFHDYAGDPSAMTQVRNAWPSKTMLMTERSWWGTTGADRMAQYFRNWASGYNAWVTMLDSNIKPEQWTGTPGPTMFIQNAYTYDTYWALPEVSLIGQFSKYVKPGARRIFSTYGSAATVTNVAFLNPDNSLVAVVINQTGSSQRFKLVSEGQELLATLPAKTVGTYTWPRQGSGTATNLLANPGFETGTAASSWGSEWHSGEVGYKVDTDYPYAGSYKLTLFAPSAYQQVFGQVKSVANGTYRASVWVRSGGGQKILRLYAKGHGGAELTAEIGASVVSNYTQYVINNIPVTTGSVEVGVYTDANASNWAAFDNFELVKN, from the coding sequence ATGAAGAGTCATCACAGCGCGCTGGGACGAGCCGTTTCCCTGTCCATGGCCATGGGTCTGCTCGCGGGGACGTCCGCGATGGCGGGTCCGACGGCCCAGGTCATCTGGAGCTCCGAGAAGAATCCCGGAGACGGCGCCTGGTTCAACGGGCCCATGACGGTGCCCTACGCCCTGAGCGCCCAGGCGTCCGCGGCGTTCACCAACCCCACCAGCACGGCGGCCACGACGCTCAACGTGGACCCGGGCGACCAATACCAGACCATGTTGGGCATCGGGACCTCCCTCGAGGAGTCCACGGTCTTCAACCTCTCGCGCATGTCCGCGACGAAGCGGACCGAGGTCCTCAAGAAGCTGCTCGACCCCACGACGGGCTCGGGCATGAACCTGGTGCGCATCACGTTCGGGGCCTCGGACTTCACCGGCCGGACGTTCTACACCTACGATGACGTGCCCTATGGGCAGACGGACCCCAACCTGACGTCCTTCTCCATCCAGAAGGACATCGACTACAACATCGTCGCCACCCTCAAGCAGGCCCTGGCGGTGAACCCCAACCTGAAGATCTTCGCGAGCCCCTGGAGCCCGCCCGCGTGGATGAAGGACAACAAGAGCCTCATCGGCGGCAACCTGCTGTCCCAGTATATCCCCCAGCTCGCGACGTACTTCCGCAGGGCCGTGCAGGCCTACCAGGCCCAGGGCATTCCCATCCATGGCCTGACGCTGCAGAACGAGCCCCTGTACCAGGCGCCCGACTACCCCAGCACCTATGTCTCCTCGGACCAGGAGCGGCAGCTGCTCGTGGCCGTGCGCAATGAGTTGAATGCCAATGGCCTGAGCGCCGTGAAGCTGTGGGCGTATGACCATAACTTCGACTCGGCCATGTCCTACGTGACGCCCATCCTCAACAACGCGGCGGCCAACGCCGCCACGGATGGCGTGGCCTTCCACGACTACGCGGGCGATCCGAGCGCCATGACGCAGGTGCGCAATGCCTGGCCCTCCAAGACCATGCTGATGACGGAGCGCTCCTGGTGGGGCACCACCGGCGCGGATCGCATGGCGCAGTACTTCCGCAACTGGGCCAGCGGCTACAACGCCTGGGTGACGATGTTGGACAGCAACATCAAGCCCGAGCAGTGGACGGGCACGCCCGGCCCCACGATGTTCATCCAGAACGCCTATACCTACGACACCTACTGGGCCTTGCCCGAGGTCTCGCTCATCGGCCAGTTCTCCAAGTACGTGAAGCCCGGCGCCCGGCGCATCTTCAGCACCTACGGCTCGGCCGCCACCGTGACGAACGTGGCCTTCCTCAACCCGGACAACAGCCTGGTGGCCGTGGTCATCAACCAGACGGGCTCGAGCCAGCGCTTCAAGCTCGTCTCCGAGGGTCAGGAGCTCCTCGCCACGCTGCCCGCAAAGACCGTGGGCACGTACACGTGGCCCCGCCAGGGCTCGGGCACGGCGACCAACCTGCTCGCCAACCCGGGCTTCGAGACCGGCACGGCCGCGTCGAGCTGGGGCTCGGAGTGGCACAGCGGTGAGGTGGGCTACAAGGTCGACACCGACTACCCCTACGCGGGCAGCTACAAGCTCACCCTGTTCGCCCCCTCCGCCTACCAGCAGGTGTTCGGCCAGGTGAAGAGCGTGGCCAATGGCACCTACCGGGCCAGCGTCTGGGTGCGCTCGGGTGGCGGACAGAAGATCCTGCGCCTGTATGCCAAGGGCCACGGCGGCGCCGAGCTCACCGCGGAGATCGGTGCCAGCGTCGTCTCGAACTACACGCAGTACGTCATCAACAACATCCCGGTGACCACGGGCAGCGTGGAGGTGGGCGTCTACACCGATGCCAACGCCTCCAACTGGGCGGCGTTCGACAACTTCGAGCTGGTGAAGAACTAG
- a CDS encoding ABC transporter substrate-binding protein, which translates to MKTQWMPRRMLVMGMALLSWGGLAGCSKSKQQEGEGKGTAAAPVQKSKVLTVAQEAQASWIRNFNPLLAPGTARWPSRSGVYEPLFVFNTLKGENVPWLASKYEWSADNKKVTYSLRPEVKWSDGQPFVAKDVVFTFELLRKHKALDLFGVWSFVEGVTAPDEHTVEFTLTRAYVPGLIYISQQPIVPEHKWKDVEDPVTYKNENPVATGPFTEVKVFQNQIFELGRNPNYWQPGKPAIEGLRFPAYPGNDQANLALLNGEIDWAGNFVPDVDKVYVSKNKEHNHYWFPLVGNTVMLYVNTTKKPFDDVRVRKAFSMAIDRDQLVKVAMYNYTKPADASGLCDTHERWRNAAALADGAGDWTKLNVEKANAMLDEAGYKRGADGVRVGPDNKPLRYDINVVTGWSDQVRAVQIMAQNLKALGVDATLKTYDFSPYFERMQKGEFDLTIGWTSEEPSPYYFYRDLMSPETLKPVGELSARNWHRFSSKEADALFKAFETTSDEAEQRKLADQMQVLFVQNAPAIPLYPNPSWGEYNTRRFTGFPNAQNPYAKLSPNSPPENLFVLTEVKPN; encoded by the coding sequence ATGAAGACGCAATGGATGCCGCGCCGGATGCTCGTGATGGGCATGGCCCTTTTGTCGTGGGGCGGGCTCGCGGGCTGTTCGAAGAGCAAGCAGCAGGAAGGGGAGGGCAAGGGCACGGCCGCGGCTCCGGTGCAGAAGAGCAAGGTGCTCACGGTCGCCCAGGAGGCGCAGGCCTCGTGGATTCGCAACTTCAATCCCCTGCTCGCGCCGGGCACCGCGCGCTGGCCCTCGCGCTCGGGTGTCTATGAGCCCCTGTTCGTCTTCAACACGCTCAAGGGCGAGAACGTGCCCTGGCTGGCGTCCAAGTATGAGTGGAGCGCGGACAACAAGAAGGTCACCTATTCCCTCCGGCCTGAGGTGAAGTGGTCGGATGGTCAGCCCTTCGTGGCCAAGGACGTGGTGTTCACGTTCGAGTTGCTGCGCAAGCACAAGGCGCTGGACCTGTTCGGCGTGTGGTCCTTCGTGGAGGGCGTGACCGCTCCGGACGAGCACACGGTCGAGTTCACGCTGACGCGCGCCTACGTGCCCGGCCTCATCTACATCTCCCAGCAGCCCATCGTGCCCGAGCACAAGTGGAAGGACGTGGAGGATCCGGTCACCTACAAGAACGAGAACCCGGTCGCCACGGGCCCGTTCACCGAGGTGAAGGTCTTCCAGAACCAGATCTTCGAGCTCGGCCGCAACCCCAATTACTGGCAGCCGGGCAAGCCCGCCATCGAGGGCCTGCGCTTCCCGGCCTACCCCGGCAATGATCAGGCGAACCTCGCGCTGCTCAATGGCGAGATCGACTGGGCGGGCAACTTCGTGCCCGACGTGGACAAGGTCTACGTGAGCAAGAACAAGGAGCACAACCACTACTGGTTCCCGCTGGTGGGCAACACGGTGATGCTCTACGTGAACACCACCAAGAAGCCCTTCGACGACGTGCGCGTGCGCAAGGCGTTCAGCATGGCGATCGACCGCGACCAGCTCGTCAAGGTGGCCATGTACAACTACACCAAGCCCGCGGATGCCTCGGGCCTGTGTGACACCCACGAGCGTTGGCGCAACGCCGCGGCCCTGGCCGATGGCGCCGGGGACTGGACCAAGCTCAACGTGGAGAAGGCCAACGCGATGCTCGACGAGGCCGGCTACAAGCGCGGCGCGGACGGCGTGCGCGTGGGTCCGGACAACAAGCCCCTGCGCTACGACATCAACGTGGTGACGGGCTGGTCGGACCAGGTGCGCGCCGTGCAGATCATGGCGCAGAACCTCAAGGCCCTGGGTGTAGACGCCACGCTCAAGACGTATGACTTCAGCCCCTACTTCGAGCGCATGCAGAAGGGGGAGTTCGACCTGACCATCGGCTGGACGTCCGAGGAGCCCTCGCCCTACTACTTCTACCGGGACCTGATGAGCCCCGAGACCCTCAAGCCCGTGGGCGAGCTGTCCGCGCGCAACTGGCACCGCTTCTCGAGCAAGGAGGCCGACGCCCTCTTCAAGGCCTTCGAGACCACCAGCGACGAGGCCGAGCAGCGCAAGCTCGCCGACCAGATGCAGGTGCTCTTCGTGCAGAACGCGCCCGCCATCCCGCTCTACCCCAACCCGTCCTGGGGTGAGTACAACACGCGCCGCTTCACGGGCTTCCCCAACGCGCAGAACCCCTACGCGAAGCTGTCGCCCAACAGCCCTCCGGAGAACCTCTTCGTTCTCACCGAGGTGAAGCCCAACTGA
- a CDS encoding glycoside hydrolase family 3 C-terminal domain-containing protein — protein MSAPSSESKKYKTKAQGLVSQMTVEEKARLLSGNGAWTTHAIERLGVPSIFMADGPHGLRRATGPNTADSVPATCFPTASALASSWNTELLKQVGEALAREAQTHDVQLLLGPGINMKRSPLGGRNFEYFSEDPLLAGQLAAAYIQGVQGQGVGTSLKHFAVNNQEHERMISSSNLDERTLHEIYLPAFEIAIKEAQPWSVMCAYNKVNGVYASENDVLLERILRDEWGFEGFVVSDWGAVSDRVQGVKAGLNLEMPGSGEVNRQKIIAAVEQGRLSVERLDEVVTGLLTVVLRARDSHRPGTTYEVEQHQELARRAAGESIILLKNEQGVLPVDPRGTGKVAVIGAFAKTPRYQGAGSSQVNPTRQTRAYDELVRMGGGEARFGYAAGYDLEGITSETLLEEARTLARGAEVAIVFAGLPDSHESEGFDRASLDMPEGHVRLIEAVSQVQSRVVVVLLNGSAITMPWADKVQGIVEGYLTGQAGGAALADVLLGQVNPSGKLSETFPMRLEDTPTALEFPGLNQQANYGEGIFIGYRYYDKRALTPLFPFGFGLSYTTFAYSDLKLGAASLQETETLSVELKVKNTGKVAGKEVVQLYVREVQPRVVRPPKELKAFTKVALEAGQEKTVRFELSRRDFAYFDSTQHDWAVNSGAFEILVGGSSRDLPLHQTVQVQSTRRAPVTLTRDSTVKEFLDHPKGKAVYSRLLESFLGYSPDNKPPEPPGLTEEQRAARKKGEDSTLVFIHDMPAYKVVNFTQGKLTDATLDAWIATLK, from the coding sequence ATGTCCGCACCTTCCAGCGAGTCCAAGAAGTACAAAACGAAAGCCCAGGGACTGGTGTCCCAGATGACCGTGGAGGAGAAGGCCCGGTTGTTGTCTGGGAATGGCGCGTGGACCACGCACGCCATCGAGCGGCTGGGCGTGCCCTCCATCTTCATGGCGGACGGTCCGCACGGACTGCGCCGGGCCACGGGGCCCAACACCGCGGACAGCGTGCCCGCGACGTGTTTTCCGACCGCCTCGGCGCTCGCCTCCAGCTGGAACACGGAGCTGCTCAAGCAGGTGGGCGAGGCACTGGCGCGCGAGGCCCAGACCCACGACGTGCAGTTGCTGCTGGGCCCGGGCATCAACATGAAGCGCTCGCCCCTGGGCGGCCGCAACTTCGAGTACTTCTCCGAGGATCCCCTGCTGGCCGGGCAGCTCGCGGCCGCGTACATCCAGGGCGTGCAGGGCCAGGGCGTGGGCACCTCGCTCAAGCACTTCGCGGTGAACAACCAGGAACACGAGCGGATGATCAGCAGCTCGAACCTGGACGAGCGCACGCTGCACGAAATCTACCTGCCGGCGTTCGAGATCGCGATCAAGGAGGCGCAGCCGTGGTCGGTGATGTGCGCCTACAACAAGGTCAACGGCGTGTACGCCTCCGAGAACGACGTGCTGCTCGAGCGCATCCTCCGGGATGAGTGGGGCTTCGAGGGCTTCGTGGTCTCCGACTGGGGCGCCGTGAGCGACCGGGTCCAGGGCGTCAAGGCGGGCTTGAACCTGGAGATGCCCGGCAGTGGCGAGGTGAACCGCCAGAAGATCATCGCCGCCGTGGAGCAGGGTCGGCTGTCCGTGGAGCGTCTGGACGAGGTCGTCACGGGCCTGCTCACCGTCGTCCTGCGGGCGCGGGACAGCCACCGGCCGGGGACCACCTACGAGGTGGAGCAGCACCAGGAGCTGGCGCGCCGGGCCGCGGGCGAGAGCATCATCCTGCTCAAGAACGAGCAGGGCGTGCTGCCGGTGGACCCGCGCGGCACGGGCAAGGTGGCCGTGATTGGCGCGTTCGCCAAGACGCCGCGCTACCAGGGCGCGGGCAGCTCGCAGGTCAACCCCACGCGCCAGACGCGCGCCTATGACGAGCTGGTGCGGATGGGCGGCGGCGAGGCGCGCTTCGGCTACGCCGCGGGCTATGACCTGGAAGGCATCACCTCCGAGACGCTGCTGGAGGAGGCGCGCACGCTGGCGCGCGGCGCGGAGGTGGCCATCGTGTTCGCGGGCCTGCCGGACAGCCACGAGTCCGAGGGCTTCGACCGCGCCAGCCTGGACATGCCCGAGGGCCACGTGCGCCTCATCGAGGCGGTGAGCCAGGTGCAGTCGCGCGTGGTGGTGGTGCTGCTCAACGGCTCGGCCATCACCATGCCCTGGGCGGACAAGGTCCAGGGCATCGTCGAGGGCTACCTGACCGGACAGGCCGGAGGCGCCGCGCTGGCCGACGTGCTGCTGGGCCAGGTGAACCCCTCGGGCAAGCTGTCCGAAACGTTCCCCATGCGCCTGGAGGACACGCCCACCGCGCTGGAGTTCCCCGGGCTGAACCAGCAGGCCAACTACGGCGAGGGCATCTTCATTGGCTACCGCTACTACGACAAGCGGGCCCTCACGCCCCTGTTCCCGTTTGGCTTTGGCCTGAGCTACACGACCTTCGCCTACTCGGACCTCAAGCTCGGCGCGGCCTCGCTCCAGGAGACGGAGACGCTGAGCGTCGAGCTGAAGGTGAAGAACACGGGCAAGGTGGCGGGCAAGGAAGTCGTCCAGCTCTACGTGCGCGAGGTCCAGCCGCGCGTGGTGCGTCCGCCCAAGGAACTCAAGGCCTTCACCAAGGTGGCGCTCGAGGCGGGCCAGGAGAAGACGGTGCGCTTCGAGCTGAGCCGGCGCGACTTCGCCTACTTCGACAGCACCCAGCATGACTGGGCGGTGAACTCCGGCGCGTTCGAGATCCTCGTGGGCGGCTCGTCGAGGGATCTGCCGCTCCACCAGACCGTGCAGGTGCAAAGCACCCGGCGCGCGCCGGTGACGCTGACGCGCGACTCCACGGTCAAGGAGTTCCTCGACCACCCCAAGGGCAAGGCCGTGTACTCGCGCCTGCTGGAGTCCTTCCTGGGCTACTCCCCGGACAACAAGCCGCCCGAGCCTCCGGGCCTCACCGAGGAGCAGCGGGCGGCCCGGAAGAAGGGCGAGGACTCCACGCTCGTCTTCATCCACGACATGCCGGCCTACAAGGTGGTGAACTTCACCCAGGGCAAGCTGACGGACGCGACGCTGGACGCGTGGATCGCCACCCTGAAATGA
- a CDS encoding glycoside hydrolase family 26 protein: MTLKSLCLTLASTLACAGLGVATNASAQPLTGVYRGEVFSQPNAVNAYSMWLGYDVRMGQGHQAKDSWNNIENPTWQLQSWSAWVQAKAGRRFNYSVSMFPSGQGSLAQCAQGAYDTRFRTLANNLVAYKLQGTIIRLGWEFSGSWMPWYSGNGQQANFAGCFRKIVTAMRAAQPSAGFEFDWNPNYDIAAGDLSTTYPGDAYVDYIGLDMYDQGWNGQYPIPAGCTGTCALSRWQGVWSSQFAPALLKFRDFARAHGKRLSIPEWGVNDAATTGGGDDTYYVGQMLDFIFDPTNNVGYHSYFDVQAGDGHHQLSNVDDSGGNTFKTEFPNAAALFKSRFTQSPPTNPAPQVTTTQATVSANPVTRGQGFQVNASVTSPDATTVVVKYEIRNASTRALISEKAYTAQAFTAGQTRAYGSTFVIPTSEPTGTYRVDTLVFTADWSKTLLYRNDTTFTAK; the protein is encoded by the coding sequence ATGACCCTCAAGTCCCTCTGTCTCACCCTCGCCTCGACCCTGGCCTGCGCGGGCCTGGGCGTCGCCACGAACGCCTCGGCGCAGCCCCTCACGGGGGTGTACCGGGGCGAGGTGTTTTCCCAGCCCAACGCCGTCAACGCCTACTCCATGTGGCTCGGCTACGACGTGCGCATGGGCCAGGGACACCAGGCCAAGGACTCCTGGAACAACATCGAGAACCCCACCTGGCAATTGCAGTCCTGGAGCGCCTGGGTGCAGGCCAAGGCGGGCCGGCGGTTCAACTACTCGGTGTCCATGTTCCCCAGCGGCCAGGGCTCGCTCGCCCAGTGTGCCCAGGGCGCCTACGACACGCGCTTCCGGACGCTCGCCAACAACCTCGTCGCCTACAAGCTGCAGGGCACCATCATCCGCCTGGGCTGGGAGTTCAGCGGCAGTTGGATGCCGTGGTACTCGGGCAACGGACAGCAGGCGAACTTCGCGGGCTGCTTTCGCAAGATCGTGACGGCCATGCGGGCCGCGCAGCCCTCGGCCGGCTTCGAGTTCGACTGGAATCCCAACTACGACATCGCGGCGGGCGACCTGTCCACCACCTACCCGGGTGACGCGTATGTCGATTACATCGGCCTGGACATGTATGACCAGGGTTGGAATGGCCAGTACCCCATTCCGGCGGGGTGCACGGGCACGTGCGCGCTGAGCCGCTGGCAGGGCGTCTGGAGCAGTCAGTTCGCGCCGGCGCTGCTCAAGTTCCGCGACTTCGCGCGCGCCCACGGCAAGCGGCTGTCCATTCCGGAGTGGGGCGTGAACGACGCCGCCACCACGGGCGGCGGGGATGACACCTACTACGTCGGGCAGATGCTCGACTTCATCTTCGACCCCACCAACAATGTCGGCTACCACTCGTACTTCGACGTCCAGGCGGGGGATGGGCACCACCAGTTGTCGAACGTCGACGACAGCGGGGGCAACACCTTCAAGACCGAGTTCCCCAACGCGGCCGCCCTCTTCAAGAGCCGCTTCACGCAGTCGCCGCCCACCAACCCGGCCCCGCAGGTGACCACCACCCAGGCCACCGTCAGCGCCAACCCCGTCACCCGGGGCCAGGGCTTCCAGGTGAACGCCAGCGTCACGTCGCCGGACGCCACCACCGTGGTGGTGAAGTATGAGATTCGCAATGCCTCCACACGCGCGCTGATCTCCGAGAAGGCCTACACCGCGCAAGCCTTCACGGCGGGACAGACGCGCGCCTACGGCTCCACGTTCGTCATCCCCACGTCCGAGCCCACGGGCACCTACCGCGTCGACACGCTGGTGTTCACCGCGGACTGGTCGAAGACGTTGCTGTACCGCAACGACACGACCTTCACCGCGAAGTAG
- a CDS encoding porin, protein MSLRTLLFVLLQTPAALAQQSEPAAPDLQPPPAAEQPKTPAEPPSPALQPPPAEPKKESHWYDKLRIRGYTQFRYNRLPSFRVNEELINDQGDRFLGKNTGFGIRRARVILFGDVHERVSVYLQPDFASVISDQYNVAIMRDWYADVFLDSRKEFRLRVGQSKVPFGFENLQSSQNRLPFDRNDAINSAVKDERDLGVFFYWAPDEIRQRFKHLVDSGLKGSGDYGVVGTGIYNGQTANRAERNDTPHVVARVTWPFLFGKQFVEVGVGGYYGRYNVTVTPTATAPYALLDGANDLVDTRANLSLMIYPQPLGFVAEYNVGRGPSLGGGDEAFTVASRPLRGGYAQLMYKLDGVLGVTLIPYVRGTLYEGGKKFETNAPRYDVRELEMGVEWQIYKALELTAAYAISDRTSSRAPYIQQRGDLTRVQLQVNY, encoded by the coding sequence GTGTCCCTCCGTACCCTCCTCTTCGTGCTCCTGCAGACCCCCGCCGCGCTCGCCCAGCAGTCCGAGCCCGCCGCCCCGGATCTCCAGCCGCCCCCCGCCGCGGAGCAACCCAAGACGCCCGCCGAGCCTCCCTCTCCGGCGCTCCAGCCGCCCCCCGCGGAGCCGAAGAAGGAGTCGCACTGGTACGACAAGCTTCGCATCCGCGGCTACACCCAGTTCCGCTACAACCGGCTGCCGAGCTTCCGCGTCAACGAGGAGCTCATCAACGACCAGGGTGACCGGTTCCTCGGCAAGAACACGGGCTTTGGCATCCGGCGCGCGCGCGTCATCCTCTTCGGAGACGTGCACGAGCGGGTGTCTGTCTACCTGCAGCCCGACTTCGCCTCGGTCATCTCGGACCAGTACAACGTCGCCATCATGCGCGACTGGTACGCCGACGTCTTCCTGGACTCGCGCAAGGAGTTCCGCCTGCGCGTGGGTCAGTCCAAGGTGCCGTTCGGCTTCGAGAACCTCCAGTCGAGCCAGAACCGCCTCCCCTTCGACCGCAACGACGCCATCAACAGCGCGGTCAAGGACGAGCGCGACCTGGGTGTCTTCTTCTACTGGGCGCCGGACGAGATCCGCCAGCGCTTCAAGCACCTGGTCGACAGTGGCCTCAAGGGCTCGGGTGACTACGGCGTGGTGGGCACGGGCATCTACAACGGCCAGACGGCCAACCGCGCCGAGCGCAACGACACGCCCCACGTCGTGGCCCGCGTGACCTGGCCCTTCCTCTTCGGCAAGCAGTTCGTCGAGGTGGGCGTGGGCGGCTATTACGGCCGCTACAACGTCACGGTCACCCCCACCGCGACGGCGCCCTACGCCCTGCTCGACGGGGCCAATGATCTCGTCGACACCCGCGCCAACCTCAGCCTGATGATCTACCCCCAGCCGCTCGGCTTCGTCGCCGAGTACAACGTGGGCCGTGGGCCGTCGCTGGGCGGCGGGGATGAGGCCTTCACCGTGGCCAGCCGTCCCCTGCGCGGCGGCTATGCGCAGCTCATGTACAAGCTGGATGGCGTGCTGGGCGTCACCCTCATCCCCTACGTGCGCGGGACCCTCTACGAGGGCGGCAAGAAGTTCGAGACCAACGCCCCGCGCTACGACGTCCGCGAGCTGGAGATGGGCGTGGAGTGGCAGATCTACAAGGCGCTCGAGCTGACGGCCGCGTACGCCATCTCCGATCGCACCTCCTCCCGCGCGCCCTACATCCAGCAGCGCGGAGACCTGACGCGCGTGCAGCTCCAGGTGAACTACTGA
- a CDS encoding OprO/OprP family phosphate-selective porin produces MPQPHADPPKDDTPRDPALNPATTAAPPPAPVPPPASTPPPSFTAGAEGFTLSSADKQYQLKLRGILQSDARFFAQGKERAGNNTFLVRRFQPTFDGTLAGLVDFRFQLDLAPNSQPIQDGYAEIHPARQFRIRVGKFKAPVGLERLQPVTALLFPEFALPTSLVPNREVGIQFAGDFSGGVLSYALGAFNGSPDNGAADLNVDDNVELEGRLFAHPFRNGSVDALKGLGLGISGTAGSEYGTLGATQESVLRAEGQQTFFSYLTGTTLETTVVASGRHYRFSPQAYYYNGPLGLMAEYASSTQDVRRGADVARLTNDAWQLSASYVLFGGKASYEGVKPFHPVLPSEGHWGAVEVGARYSGLRVDPRAFPLFADPSRSASGAQSWGAVAHWYLSGNARITFSTERTTFAGGAADGGDRPTEIAFFNRVQAYF; encoded by the coding sequence GTGCCCCAACCCCATGCGGATCCGCCGAAAGACGACACGCCGCGAGACCCCGCCCTCAATCCCGCCACGACCGCGGCGCCCCCTCCCGCGCCCGTGCCTCCTCCCGCGTCCACGCCGCCCCCTTCTTTCACCGCGGGCGCCGAGGGCTTCACTCTCTCCAGCGCGGACAAGCAATACCAACTCAAACTGCGTGGCATCCTCCAGTCGGATGCGCGCTTCTTCGCCCAGGGCAAGGAGCGCGCGGGCAACAACACCTTCCTGGTGCGCCGCTTCCAGCCGACCTTCGACGGCACGCTGGCGGGCCTGGTCGACTTCCGGTTCCAGCTGGATCTGGCCCCCAATTCCCAACCCATCCAGGACGGCTACGCGGAGATCCACCCGGCCCGCCAGTTCCGGATCCGGGTGGGCAAGTTCAAGGCCCCGGTGGGCCTCGAGCGGCTCCAGCCCGTCACGGCCCTCCTCTTCCCGGAGTTCGCGCTGCCCACCAGCCTGGTGCCCAACCGCGAGGTGGGCATCCAGTTCGCCGGAGATTTCTCCGGAGGTGTGCTGAGCTACGCCCTGGGGGCCTTCAACGGCTCGCCCGACAACGGCGCCGCGGACCTCAACGTCGACGACAACGTGGAATTGGAGGGCCGGCTCTTCGCGCACCCGTTCCGCAATGGCTCGGTGGATGCGCTCAAGGGGCTCGGCCTGGGCATCTCCGGCACGGCGGGCAGTGAGTACGGCACCCTGGGCGCCACCCAGGAGTCCGTGCTGCGCGCCGAGGGTCAGCAGACGTTCTTCTCGTACCTCACGGGCACCACCCTGGAGACCACGGTGGTCGCCAGCGGTCGTCACTACCGCTTCTCCCCGCAGGCCTACTACTACAACGGCCCCCTGGGGCTGATGGCCGAGTACGCCTCCTCCACGCAGGACGTGCGGCGGGGCGCGGACGTGGCCCGGTTGACGAACGACGCCTGGCAGCTGTCCGCCTCCTACGTCCTCTTCGGCGGCAAGGCCTCCTACGAGGGCGTGAAGCCCTTCCACCCGGTGCTCCCCAGCGAGGGCCACTGGGGCGCCGTGGAGGTGGGCGCCCGCTACTCCGGGCTGCGCGTCGACCCGCGCGCCTTCCCGCTCTTCGCGGACCCCTCGCGCTCGGCCAGCGGTGCGCAGTCCTGGGGCGCCGTCGCCCATTGGTACTTGAGTGGCAACGCCCGCATCACCTTCAGCACGGAGCGCACCACCTTCGCGGGCGGCGCGGCGGATGGCGGCGACCGTCCCACGGAGATCGCCTTCTTCAACCGCGTCCAGGCCTACTTCTAG